In Bombus fervidus isolate BK054 chromosome 11, iyBomFerv1, whole genome shotgun sequence, a single genomic region encodes these proteins:
- the Ift54 gene encoding intraflagellar transport 54 — MADDVKPETIKTTQDLLGKYFKKPPLTEKLLRKPPFRFLHDIVSAVINETGFLDGLYTEEELNSENIKNKEAKLAYLTKLIDVVKLITGANLTVRASKIISGQEPAKTNELLQAIGKALDKKISSVEAIERYKKNLGKGKSSSKSKLSVARDERKSTSKETSQKRASTSKEKSIERKKKAVNDGNSTIREATRKNENQDSQKNVEAAEVPRAEPAEEKIPASAHRRSSSSAKLKQNRPSTPLSETLQSDKRMDENKRQKESENKSKRVRNAEINELQNQILDTSNSVNSESKSAPNIGDNKLDENIDKVVEYKENDIANNEASLQSIEKSGQSISETQMFQSENNDASVPRSNSRPRTSLRPPTARPISARPAAPRIRGKAELMVNEEILTPMGNISVIVENSDLKDDDDDAEDMVVMETRVTGSDSLENSGNYKADDQLTQEHGHLVAQILETQKELVNNDNVDVIPKKTNITWDTNSKRDAVAKEIDKLRNTIQTLTRATNPLGKLLDYFQEDIEVMQKELLEWKNQYQQVNEQLKIEKIKTQELIEPMKETLKEIDHNVKVQLDKICQAKSQITKNDQRIQTLLNGRV; from the exons ATGGCAGACGATGTAAAACCTGAAACAATTAAAACCACTCAAGATTTACTCGGCAAATACTTCAAAAAGCCACCTCTCACCGAAAAATTACTAAGAAAACCACCGTTTCGATTTCTTCACGATATCGTCTCAGCG GTCATAAACGAAACTGGTTTTCTGGACGGTTTGTATACAGAGGAGGAACTAAATTCAGAGAATATAAAGAACAAAGAGGCGAAACTTGCCTATTTAACAAAACTGATCGACGTCGTGA AACTGATTACCGGCGCTAATTTAACCGTACGAGCCAGTAAGATAATCTCAGGCCAGGAACCAGCCAAAACAAACGAGTTGTTGCAAGCAATCGGAAAAGCATTAGACAAGAAG ATAAGCAGCGTGGAAGCCATCGAACGATACAAGAAGAATTTAGGAAAAGGCAAATCTAGTTCAAAAAGTAAGCTGTCTGTAGCGAGAGACGAAAGAAAGTCAACGTCGAAAGAAACATCCCAAAAAAGGGCTTCGACgtcgaaagaaaaatctatagaacgaaaaaaaaaagctgtTAACGATGGTAATTCAACGATACGTGAAGCAAcgcgtaaaaatgaaaatcaagATTCTCAAAAAAATGTCGAAGCTGCGGAAGTACCACGAGCCGag CCAGCTGAAGAAAAAATTCCCGCATCTGCGCACAGAAGAAGCTCTTCGTCTGCCAAACTCAAACAGAATAGACCGTCCACACCTTTGTCTGAAACTCTGCAGTCGGATAAGAGAATGGACGAGAACAAAAGACAAAAGGAATCCGAGAACAAGTCGAAGCGTGTAAGAAATGCTGAAATTAACGAATTACAAAATCAAATACTCGATACGTCAAACTCCGTTAATTCAGAATCGAAATCTGCGCCAAACATCGGAGATAATAAGTTAGATGAAAATATAGACAAGGTGGTGGAGTACAAGGAAAATGATATAGCAAATAACGAAGCTTCTTTACAAAGCATAGAAAAGTCTGGTCAGTCGATATCAGAGACGCAAATGTTTCAATCGGAAAATAACGATGCTAG TGTTCCACGATCAAATTCTAGACCAAGAACTTCCTTACGTCCGCCTACTGCGAGACCAATTAGCGCCAGACCCGCAGCACCTAGAATACGAGGCAAAGCAGAGTTAATGGTTAACGAAGAAATACT AACGCCTATGGGAAACATTAGCGTCATTGTGGAGAATTCTGATCTTaaggacgacgacgatgatgcCGAAGACATGGTAGTCATGGAAACTAGAGTAACTGGTAGCGATTCCTTAGAAAACAGCGGCAACTATAAAGCCGATGATCAATTAACGCAAGAACATGGACACCTTGTTGCTCAAATATTAGAAACACAAAAGGAATTGGTTAATAACGATAATGTAGACGTGATAcctaaaaaaacaaatatt ACATGGGATACAAATTCGAAACGCGACGCTGTAGCTAAAGAAATCGATAAACTACGAAACACGATACAAACGTTAACACGTGCAACAAATCCACTTGGGAAGTTATTGGATTATTTTCAG GAGGATATAGAAGTCAtgcaaaaagaattattagaaTGGAAAAACCAATATCAACAAGTAAATGAACaactaaaaatagaaaaaat aaAAACGCAAGAATTAATAGAACCTATGAAAGAAacattaaaagaaattgatcATAATGTGAAAGTACAATTGGATAAAATATGTCAAGCAAAATCGCAGATTACGAAAAATGATCAAAGGATACAAACATTATTAAATGGTCGTgtgtaa
- the LOC139992275 gene encoding low-density lipoprotein receptor isoform X8 codes for MGRSCRLLVLSPLYLLTIFGFLAAADAFSTDSPHKCTDSEFKCANNKCIPGAWHCDGEDDCHDGSDEDPTVCNDTCRSDEFTCANKRCIQRTWVCDSDDDCGDGSDEQDCKPVTCGPSEFACSKNYCITSRWRCDGDFDCPDKIDEVGCKYSNGQRPSHCNKDEDFDCDDDFTCIHKSWVCDGERDCPNGADELPKRCHNVTCRPDQFQCGDHRNCISGHLYCNGKTECVDGSDERNCTGKTTVCDPSTQFECSEGSCIPLSSVCNKNRDCIGWEDENEELCGVNECSKNNGGCSQICIDLPIGFRCDCNAGYRLIDNRTCDDIDECLEPGSCSQFCLNEKGSFKCSCAPGYLKDPRNHTRCKAAEGHASLLFTRRHDIRKVALDRLEMTNIVKDTKMAAALDFVFRTGMIFWSDSSEKKIYKAPIDEGNERTVVIDDGLTTSDGLAVDWIYSHIYWTDSKKSTIELANFEGNMRKTLIRDRVQEPRAIALNPLEGWMFWTDWSDEARIEKAGMDGSHRTVIVDNDVQWPNGLTLDLIGKKIYWVDAKLNIIGSCNYDGSGVRTVLYSPEVLRHPFSITTFEDYVYWTDWDKEAIFKANKFTGQSVEAVTSLRTLKYPMVVHVYHPYRQPDGMNQCQAVNGHCSHLCLPAPRINSKSPLLSCACPDGLRLLPDGLMCVEKVSTTVAPTTQEISKPFKRLEPLNVTTAVHPTHSTDGDGKGGLASESTDPGLVAAIVIGVASLGLLLLALVAVLCYRHYLHRNVTSMNFDNPVYRKTTEDQFSLEKNRFPLPTATVGEEAQEPLTSPGTNDYV; via the exons ACGACACTTGTCGATCTGACGAGTTTACGTGCGCAAACAAGCGATGTATCCAGAGAACGTGGGTATGCGACAGCGACGACGATTGCGGAGACGGCAGCGACGAGCAAGATTGCAAACCGGTCACCTGTGGTCCGTCAGAATTCGCCTGCTCCAAGAATTATTGCATAACGTCTCGATGGAGATGCGACGGTGATTTCGATTGTCCAGATAAAATCGACGAAGTTGGATGTAAG TATTCGAACGGCCAACGACCAAGCCATTGCAACAAGGACGAAGACTTCGACTGCGACGACGATTTCACGTGCATACACAAAAGCTGGGTGTGCGACGGTGAAAGAGACTGCCCCAACGGAGCCGACGAGTTGCCAAAACGGTGTCACAACGTTACATGCAGGCCGGATCAATTCCAATGCGGGGATCATCGTAATTGTATATCAG gcCACTTGTATTGCAACGGTAAAACGGAATGCGTAGATGGCAGCGACGAGAGAAATTGCACGGGCAAAACCACCGTTTGTGATCCGTCGACGCAATTCGAATGTAGCGAGGGCTCGTGTATCCCTCTTTCCAGCGTGTGCAACAAAAACCGTGATTGTATCGGTTGGGAGGACGAGAACGAAGAACTTTGTGGCGTGAACGAGTGTTCCAAGAACAACGGTGGATGTTCGCAAATTTGCATCGATCTGCCGATCGGCTTTCGGTGTGATTGTAACGCAGGATACAGGCTCATTGACAATAGGACTTGCGATG ATATAGACGAATGCTTGGAACCAGGCAGCTGTTCTCAGTTCTGTTTGAACGAAAAAGGCAGTTTCAAGTGCAGCTGTGCCCCGGGTTACCTTAAAGATCCCAGGAACCATACTCGTTGCAAGGCGGCGGAAGGTCACGCCAGTCTGCTCTTTACCAGAAGGCACGATATAAGAAAAGTGGCGCTGGATCGTTTGGAGATGACGAATATAGTGAAAGACACGAAAATGGCCGCGGCCTTGGATTTCGTTTTTCGCACCGGTATGATCTTCTGGAGCGACAGCAGCGAAAAGAAGATCTATAA AGCTCCGATAGACGAAGGCAACGAGCGTACAGTCGTAATCGACGATGGTTTAACAACGTCGGATGGTCTTGCCGTTGATTGGATATATAGTCATATTTATTGGACCGATTCTAAGAAGAGTACCATAGAACTGGCTAATTTCGAGGGTAATATGAGGAAGACGTTGATTCGAGATCGGGTACAAGAACCTAGAGCGATAGCTTTGAATCCACTGGAGGGATGGATGTTTTGGACCGATTGGAGCGACGAAGCTCGCATAGAAAAAGCGGGCATGGATGGATCTCATCGAACG GTGATAGTCGACAATGACGTACAGTGGCCAAATGGGTTGACTCTGGACTTAATTGGCAAGAAAATATACTGGGTAGACGCAAAGTTAAATATAATTGGATCGTGTAATTACGATGGTTCAGGTGTACGAACGGTTCTCTATTCTCCGGAAGTATTGAGGCATCCCTTCAGTATCACGACGTTCGAAGACTACGTTTATTGGACCGACTGGGATAAGGAGGCGATATTTAAAGCAAATAAATTTACTGGTCAATCGGTCGAAGCTGTTACGTCTCTTCGAACTCTGAAATATCCAATGGTCGTTCACGTATATCATCCGTACAGACAACCAGACGGAATGAATCAATGTCAGGCTGTGAATGGTCATTGCAGTCATTTGTGTTTACCAGCACCAAGAATTAATTCGAAATCGCCTCTTCTTAGTTGCGCTTGTCCGGACGGCCTAAGATTGTTACCGGACGGTTTGATGTGCGTGGAAAAAG TAAGTACAACTGTAGCACCTACAACGCAAGAAATTAGTAAACCGTTCAAGAGACTCGAACCTCTCAACGTAACCACGGCTGTCC ATCCAACGCATTCGACAGATGGAGATGGCAAAGGTGGTCTAGCGTCTGAATCCACAGACCCTGGTTTAGTCGCTGCGATAGTGATAGGCGTGGCGTCCTTAGGGCTGTTACTCCTCGCATTAGTAGCAGTATTATGCTATAGGCATTACCTTCATCGTAATGTAACGAGTATGAACTTTGATAATCCTGTGTATAGGAAAACCACAGAAGATCAATTTAGTCTTGAAAAGAATAGGTTTCCACTCCCCACTGCTACGGTTGGAGAAGAG GCTCAGGAACCTTTAACGAGTCCTGGAACTAATGATTACGTTTAA
- the Cysrs-m gene encoding cysteine--tRNA ligase-like protein, mitochondrial, translating to MNVFIKNVFYCNIRKACYRFLHTETKLKKEAQWLKPTGYKTDIQIYNPITKCKVPLILKNKGVLTWYLCGPTVYDSAHIGHAVTYVYSDIIRRILSDHFNINVVMAMCITDIDDKIIARSKGLKQNYKDLTKHYENEFIEDMKMLNVTRPHLYCRVTDYIPQIIQFVKSILDKGNAYTLKDGSVYFDTHKYGTYGKLSTPISDSFHPDKKSSLDFCLWKAAKEDEPFWESPWGPGRPGWHIECSTIASTIFGSSVDFHSGGIDLIFPHHENEEAQSCCYHEVEQWVNYWVHYGYLSLKHEKMSKSLKNTIGIREFLEKYTANQFRILCLLSNYKNELQFSDDVMNNAIAVLHKIEHFISDCHNYIVGNWDTGNVDEATLFHCLEETKISINTALENDFNTAKAMRSLINLINVVNKMLHDPQSSTNTCSTCIPAVAAVLNYTSEMLSKFGILNPSTVNDYRMDSVVECLIKFRGTVRNKILEQDVKDETLLTACDEVRSELSNYGIIIKDRKTETSWSIKKY from the exons ATGAATGTATTTATAAAGAATGTCTTTTATTGCAATATACGAAAAGCATGCTATCGATTTTTACATACCGAAACAAAGTTAAAGAAAGAAGCACAATGGTTGAAACCTACAGGATATAAAACAGATATTCAAATCTACAATCCCATAACAAAATGTAAAGTGccgttaattttaaaaaataaaggcGTCCTAACTTGGTATCTTTGTGGACCTACTGTATATGATTCGGCACACATAGGACATGCAGT GACTTACGTGTATTCGGATATTATCAGGAGAATATTATCAGACCACTTCAACATAAATGTAGTAATGGCCATGTGTATAACAGACAtagatgataaaataatagcaCGCTCAAAAGggttaaaacaaaattataaggATCTAACAAAACATTATGAAAACGAATTTATCGAAGACATGAAGATGTTAAATGTTACAAGGCCTCATCTGTATTGTAGGGTAACTGATTATATACCACAAATTATTCAGTTTGTGAAGAGCATTCTAGACAAAGGCAATGCTTACACTTTGAAAGATg GATCTGTTTATTTTGATACGCATAAATATGGAACGTATGGCAAGCTATCAACTCCAATATCCGATAGTTTTCATCCTGATAAAAAATCTTCATTAGATTTTTGCCTTTGGAAAGCGGCTAAGGAAGATGAACCATTTTGGGAGTCTCCATGGGGTCCTGGAAGGCCAGGGTGGCACATAGAATGTAGCACTATTGCAAG CACAATTTTTGGAAGTTCCGTGGACTTTCATAGCGGTGGGATAGATCTCATTTTTCCACATCATGAGAATGAGGAAGCACAATCGTGTTGTTATCACGAAGTAGAACAGTGGGTCAATTATTGGGTACATTATGGATATTTGTCCTTGAAACACGAAAAAATGTCAAAAAGTCTTAAAAACACCATCGGTATAAGAGAATTCCTTGAAAAATATACGGCAAATCAGTTTAGAATCCTTTGTCTACTttcgaattataaaaatg AACTTCAATTTTCCGATGATGTAATGAATAATGCAATAGCTGTGTTACATAAAATTGAACATTTTATTAGCGACTGTCATAATTATATCGTTGGAAATTGGGATACTGGCAATGTAGATGAAGCTACGTTATTTCAC tgtttggaagaaacgaaaatcaGTATTAATACTGCAttagaaaatgattttaacactGCAAAAGCCATGAGGTCACTTATAAATCTAATTAATGTAgttaataaaatgttacatGATCCTcag AGTAGTACGAACACTTGTAGTACCTGTATACCTGCTGTAGCTgcagtattaaattatacatcaGAGATGCTTTCCAAATTCGGAATTTTAAATCCTAGTACAGTAAATGATTATAGAATGGACAGCGTCGTCGaatgtttgataaaatttagaGGTACTGTacgtaacaaaattttagAGCAAGATGTGAAAGATGAAACTTTACTTACGGCGTGCGATGAAGTACGATCGGAACTTTCCAATTACGGTATAATAATTAAG GATCGCAAAACTGAAACTAGTTGGAGTatcaagaaatattaa
- the Spag gene encoding RNA polymerase II-associated protein spaghetti isoform X2, whose amino-acid sequence MDKSILMQKQVKDNAEDLQKEFLDMKNWEQQMRCKDEQLRKEKCGQITLPPIRSKHKNKTKSASTKKDQGDTKSKRIKSHDYSAWEKFDVDKECRKIDNNEQSDDSEDEHMSKEELEKAHQKATKHKSEGNILVQQQKWSEAIGCYTEAIKLFPYDAVFYANRALCQLKLDNFYSAESDCSTAVQLDESYVKAYHRRATARMNLKQYKEAKHDLEKVLKLEPSNKEAKLLLNQIENKIKCSETSTIAKEGKKMSTIEKKDIKRTTIEEKIAEKTWNNTASNVQTTKTKNIINAKNMEKSKDNKSVVNIKDSTENGKDNAIDTNVKRDPRIPDWLPEKDEVIVIEPIEKPPHLRSKKSLTKIPIQEVEFGIDQYKYTNDKTVYKKDDPVRTKEPHKDPVQKVEAHNVAKDNTYIKVSEPLEDIGSIIPPIPKTAVQFLTNWKRNNSLEFRYKYLKQLSEGSLPKIFQDSMESDIFSQIIEVLRTEFIGRKNQIFYYLKDLSRVKRFRALIMFISNSDKESRNTSKRYVTAETIS is encoded by the exons ATGGATAAATCGATCTTAATGCAAAAGCAGGTGAAGGATAATGCAGAAGATTTACAGAAAGAATTTCTTGACATGAAAAATTGGGAGCAACAAATGAGATGTAAAGATGAGCAGTTACGGAAAGAAAAATGTGGTCAG ATTACTTTACCACCAATTAGAAGTaagcataaaaataaaaccaaaagtGCCTCCACAAAGAAAGATCAAGGTGATACTAAATCAAAAAGGATCAAATCGCACGATTATTCTGCTTGGGAGAAATTTGATGTA GATAAAGAATGCagaaaaatagataataaCGAGCAATCAGATGATTCTGAAGACGAACATATGTCTAAAGAAGAATTAGAGAAAGCGCATCAAAAAGCAACAAAACATAAAAGCGAAGGCAACATTTTGGTGCAACAACAGAAATGGTCTGAAGCAATTGGCTGTTATACAGAGGCTATAAAACTATTTCCATATGATGCAGTATTTTACGCAAATCGCGCACTCTGTCAGTTAAAACTAGACAA TTTTTATTCTGCTGAATCTGATTGTTCCACTGCAGTTCAATTAGACGAGAGTTATGTAAAAGCTTATCACAGAAGAGCAACAGCTAGAATGAATCTAAAACAATATAAAGAAGCTAAACATGATTTAGAAAAAGTTTTGAAATTAGAACCTTCTAATAAGGAAGCCAAATTGTTGCTAAATCAAATTGAAAACAAGATTAAATGTTCAGAG ACAAGTACTATAGCGAAGGAAGGTAAGAAAATGTCAACGAttgagaaaaaagatattaaaaggACTACGATCGAAGAAAAGATTGCTGAAAAAACGTGGAATAATACTGCATCGAATGTACAAACAACGAAAACcaagaatataataaacgcTAAAAATATGGAGAAAAGTAAAGATAATAAAAGTgttgtaaatattaaagataGTACAGAGAATGGAAAAGATAATGCGATTGATACTAATGTGAAAAGGGATCCACGTATACCAGATTGGTTACCAGAGAAAGACGAAGTCATTGTAATAGAACCGATAGAGAAGCCTCCTCATTTACGTTCAAAG AAATCATTGACGAAAATACCTATCCAAGAAGTGGAATTCGGTATCGATCAGTATAAGTATACTAATGACAAAACTGTATATAAAAAGGATGATCCTGTACGAACAAAAGAACCTCATAAAGATCCCGTGCAGAAAGTGGAAGCGCATAATGTTGCGAAAGATAATACTTATATTAAAGTTTCCGAACCTTTGGAGGATATTGGTAGTATTATACCTCCAATACCGAAAACAGCTGTACAGTTTTTAACGAAttggaaaagaaataattcacTAGAATTTAGATATAAGTATTTGAAG CAATTATCAGAGGGTAGTTTaccgaaaatatttcaagattcaATGGAATCGGATATTTTTAGCCAAATAATCGAAGTTTTGAGAACGGAATTCATAGGAAGGAAAAATCAGATATTCTACTACTTAAAAGATCTCAGTCGAGTTAAGCGATTTAGAGCACTCATCATGTTTATTAGTAACAGTGACAAAGAAA GCAGAAACACGAGCAAAAGATACGTTACCGCTGAGACGATATCGTGA
- the Non3 gene encoding ribosome production factor 2-like protein Non3 isoform X1, protein MTVMQRVVKPTTHKGKRAIVKKEPKLIEDAKQTLCFKGKNTSQIVVDFMKDLYDLKKPDAQIMQKKNDILPFEDITPIEKFCVKYNAPLFMIALHNKKRPHNLVMGRMYEQTLLDMVEFGIENYKGLKSFKVPKISEGIKPLLVFNGDLFENNYELNRIKNLFVDMFQREPVEKIRLQGLEHVLSFTAIDNKILVRSYRILLKKSDCRIPRIELEEIGPRADLICRRTKLASEDLFKQACKKPKELKVKKKKNISVDKLGITFGRVHVGAQNINSIQTRKMKGLKKTMAEKKAGAKRKNSENSDNDNSKKLKTNSAD, encoded by the exons ATGACCGTGATGCAAAGAGTAGT AAAGCCGACTACTCATAAGGGTAAACGAGCTATTGTGAAAAAAGAACCGAAATTGATAGAGGATGCTAAACAAACTCTGTGTTTCAAAGGTAAAAACACTTCACAGATAGTAGTAGATTTTATGAAAGATTTG TACGATTTAAAAAAGCCAGATGCACAGATaatgcaaaagaaaaatgatatacTACCATTTGAGGATATAACACCTATCGAAAAATtttgtgtaaaatataatgCGCCGCTTTTTATGATCGCTTTGCATAATAAAAAACGTCCCCACAATTTAGTAATGGGAAGAATGTACGAACAAACGTTATTAGATATGGTAGAATTTGgcatagaaaattataaaggaCTGAAAAGTTTTAAAGTTCCCAAAATTTCAGAAGGAATAAAACCCTTATTAGTTTTCAATGGAGATCTCTTTGAAAATAACTATGagttaaatagaattaaaaatttgtttgtggATATGTTTCAAAGGGAACCAGTTGAAAAGATTAGGCTTCAAGGTCTCGAACATGTTCTGAGTTTCACCGCTATTGACAATAAAATACTTGTACGCAGTTACAG gATACTTTTAAAAAAGTCTGATTGTAGAATACCAAGAATTGAATTAGAAGAAATTGGTCCAAGAGCAGATTTAATTTGTAGGCGTACGAAACTTGCTTCTGAAGATTTGTTCAAGCAAGCTTGTAAAAAACCAAAAGAACTGAAG gttaaaaagaagaagaatatatctGTGGATAAACTTGGAATAACCTTTGGACGTGTACATGTTGGAgcacaaaatattaatagtatacagacaagaaaaatgaaaggacTAAAAAAGACAATGGCAGAGAAGAAAGCTGGagcgaaaaggaaaaatagtgAAAATAGTGACAAtgataattcaaaaaaattaaaaactaattcAGCTGATTAA
- the Non3 gene encoding ribosome production factor 2-like protein Non3 isoform X2 yields MKDLYDLKKPDAQIMQKKNDILPFEDITPIEKFCVKYNAPLFMIALHNKKRPHNLVMGRMYEQTLLDMVEFGIENYKGLKSFKVPKISEGIKPLLVFNGDLFENNYELNRIKNLFVDMFQREPVEKIRLQGLEHVLSFTAIDNKILVRSYRILLKKSDCRIPRIELEEIGPRADLICRRTKLASEDLFKQACKKPKELKVKKKKNISVDKLGITFGRVHVGAQNINSIQTRKMKGLKKTMAEKKAGAKRKNSENSDNDNSKKLKTNSAD; encoded by the exons ATGAAAGATTTG TACGATTTAAAAAAGCCAGATGCACAGATaatgcaaaagaaaaatgatatacTACCATTTGAGGATATAACACCTATCGAAAAATtttgtgtaaaatataatgCGCCGCTTTTTATGATCGCTTTGCATAATAAAAAACGTCCCCACAATTTAGTAATGGGAAGAATGTACGAACAAACGTTATTAGATATGGTAGAATTTGgcatagaaaattataaaggaCTGAAAAGTTTTAAAGTTCCCAAAATTTCAGAAGGAATAAAACCCTTATTAGTTTTCAATGGAGATCTCTTTGAAAATAACTATGagttaaatagaattaaaaatttgtttgtggATATGTTTCAAAGGGAACCAGTTGAAAAGATTAGGCTTCAAGGTCTCGAACATGTTCTGAGTTTCACCGCTATTGACAATAAAATACTTGTACGCAGTTACAG gATACTTTTAAAAAAGTCTGATTGTAGAATACCAAGAATTGAATTAGAAGAAATTGGTCCAAGAGCAGATTTAATTTGTAGGCGTACGAAACTTGCTTCTGAAGATTTGTTCAAGCAAGCTTGTAAAAAACCAAAAGAACTGAAG gttaaaaagaagaagaatatatctGTGGATAAACTTGGAATAACCTTTGGACGTGTACATGTTGGAgcacaaaatattaatagtatacagacaagaaaaatgaaaggacTAAAAAAGACAATGGCAGAGAAGAAAGCTGGagcgaaaaggaaaaatagtgAAAATAGTGACAAtgataattcaaaaaaattaaaaactaattcAGCTGATTAA
- the Spag gene encoding RNA polymerase II-associated protein spaghetti isoform X1, giving the protein MDKSILMQKQVKDNAEDLQKEFLDMKNWEQQMRCKDEQLRKEKCGQITLPPIRSKHKNKTKSASTKKDQGDTKSKRIKSHDYSAWEKFDVDKECRKIDNNEQSDDSEDEHMSKEELEKAHQKATKHKSEGNILVQQQKWSEAIGCYTEAIKLFPYDAVFYANRALCQLKLDNFYSAESDCSTAVQLDESYVKAYHRRATARMNLKQYKEAKHDLEKVLKLEPSNKEAKLLLNQIENKIKCSETSTIAKEGKKMSTIEKKDIKRTTIEEKIAEKTWNNTASNVQTTKTKNIINAKNMEKSKDNKSVVNIKDSTENGKDNAIDTNVKRDPRIPDWLPEKDEVIVIEPIEKPPHLRSKKSLTKIPIQEVEFGIDQYKYTNDKTVYKKDDPVRTKEPHKDPVQKVEAHNVAKDNTYIKVSEPLEDIGSIIPPIPKTAVQFLTNWKRNNSLEFRYKYLKQLSEGSLPKIFQDSMESDIFSQIIEVLRTEFIGRKNQIFYYLKDLSRVKRFRALIMFISNSDKENLKMLFEYCKTVENVPEDEISALQDKYEM; this is encoded by the exons ATGGATAAATCGATCTTAATGCAAAAGCAGGTGAAGGATAATGCAGAAGATTTACAGAAAGAATTTCTTGACATGAAAAATTGGGAGCAACAAATGAGATGTAAAGATGAGCAGTTACGGAAAGAAAAATGTGGTCAG ATTACTTTACCACCAATTAGAAGTaagcataaaaataaaaccaaaagtGCCTCCACAAAGAAAGATCAAGGTGATACTAAATCAAAAAGGATCAAATCGCACGATTATTCTGCTTGGGAGAAATTTGATGTA GATAAAGAATGCagaaaaatagataataaCGAGCAATCAGATGATTCTGAAGACGAACATATGTCTAAAGAAGAATTAGAGAAAGCGCATCAAAAAGCAACAAAACATAAAAGCGAAGGCAACATTTTGGTGCAACAACAGAAATGGTCTGAAGCAATTGGCTGTTATACAGAGGCTATAAAACTATTTCCATATGATGCAGTATTTTACGCAAATCGCGCACTCTGTCAGTTAAAACTAGACAA TTTTTATTCTGCTGAATCTGATTGTTCCACTGCAGTTCAATTAGACGAGAGTTATGTAAAAGCTTATCACAGAAGAGCAACAGCTAGAATGAATCTAAAACAATATAAAGAAGCTAAACATGATTTAGAAAAAGTTTTGAAATTAGAACCTTCTAATAAGGAAGCCAAATTGTTGCTAAATCAAATTGAAAACAAGATTAAATGTTCAGAG ACAAGTACTATAGCGAAGGAAGGTAAGAAAATGTCAACGAttgagaaaaaagatattaaaaggACTACGATCGAAGAAAAGATTGCTGAAAAAACGTGGAATAATACTGCATCGAATGTACAAACAACGAAAACcaagaatataataaacgcTAAAAATATGGAGAAAAGTAAAGATAATAAAAGTgttgtaaatattaaagataGTACAGAGAATGGAAAAGATAATGCGATTGATACTAATGTGAAAAGGGATCCACGTATACCAGATTGGTTACCAGAGAAAGACGAAGTCATTGTAATAGAACCGATAGAGAAGCCTCCTCATTTACGTTCAAAG AAATCATTGACGAAAATACCTATCCAAGAAGTGGAATTCGGTATCGATCAGTATAAGTATACTAATGACAAAACTGTATATAAAAAGGATGATCCTGTACGAACAAAAGAACCTCATAAAGATCCCGTGCAGAAAGTGGAAGCGCATAATGTTGCGAAAGATAATACTTATATTAAAGTTTCCGAACCTTTGGAGGATATTGGTAGTATTATACCTCCAATACCGAAAACAGCTGTACAGTTTTTAACGAAttggaaaagaaataattcacTAGAATTTAGATATAAGTATTTGAAG CAATTATCAGAGGGTAGTTTaccgaaaatatttcaagattcaATGGAATCGGATATTTTTAGCCAAATAATCGAAGTTTTGAGAACGGAATTCATAGGAAGGAAAAATCAGATATTCTACTACTTAAAAGATCTCAGTCGAGTTAAGCGATTTAGAGCACTCATCATGTTTATTAGTAACAGTGACAAAGAAA ACTTAAAAATGTTGTTCGAATATTGCAAAACGGTCGAAAATGTGCCTGAAGATGAAATTTCGGCTCTACaagataaatatgaaatgtaG